The following coding sequences lie in one Caldisericia bacterium genomic window:
- a CDS encoding BMP family protein — translation MKKLYLLVLLLISLLIIFPMTACKKAEEQKPVFKLATVMPGSIQDADYNTLGYIATQEVGKEYDIEIAYSEKVAVPDVERVMKEYIADGFNIIWVHGGQFNSAALKLADENTNVTFIVEVDTEPKDKKPNVWYFHRNFHTGFYVLGALAALKTETGKIGYIGGLEMPFTYGEINAVKQAIKDLGSKATLDYVYAGDFNDPLKARQAAESLIAKGVDVILSSVNLGNYGIYNALAEAKRPVYITVKYTDKASQAPQNYLTADLFDFRVPLREVVGRVLKGEKGGFLKLEYGPGKARYTQFPIKNVSDEINAKVKQIADDVASGKIQVIEKLDAINP, via the coding sequence ATGAAAAAACTTTATTTATTAGTATTATTATTAATCTCTTTATTAATTATTTTTCCTATGACTGCTTGCAAAAAAGCAGAAGAACAAAAGCCAGTTTTTAAACTTGCAACTGTTATGCCAGGTTCAATTCAAGATGCTGATTATAACACATTAGGTTATATTGCAACTCAAGAAGTTGGAAAAGAATATGATATTGAAATTGCTTATTCTGAAAAAGTTGCAGTTCCTGATGTTGAAAGAGTAATGAAAGAGTACATTGCAGATGGTTTTAATATTATATGGGTACATGGAGGACAATTCAATTCAGCAGCATTAAAGCTTGCTGATGAAAATACAAATGTAACATTTATTGTTGAAGTAGATACCGAACCAAAAGATAAAAAACCAAATGTTTGGTACTTCCATAGAAACTTTCATACAGGTTTTTATGTTTTAGGTGCACTTGCAGCACTTAAAACTGAAACAGGAAAGATTGGATATATTGGTGGTCTTGAAATGCCATTTACATATGGAGAAATAAATGCAGTAAAACAAGCCATTAAAGATTTAGGTTCAAAAGCAACACTTGATTATGTTTACGCTGGTGATTTTAATGACCCACTAAAAGCAAGACAAGCAGCTGAAAGTTTAATTGCAAAAGGAGTAGATGTAATTTTAAGTTCAGTTAACTTAGGAAATTACGGTATTTATAACGCTCTTGCAGAAGCAAAAAGACCAGTTTATATTACAGTGAAATATACAGACAAAGCATCTCAAGCTCCTCAAAATTATCTAACAGCAGATCTTTTTGATTTTAGAGTTCCTTTAAGAGAAGTTGTCGGTAGAGTTTTAAAAGGTGAAAAGGGAGGATTTTTAAAACTTGAATATGGGCCTGGTAAAGCAAGATACACTCAATTTCCAATCAAAAATGTAAGTGATGAAATTAATGCTAAGGTTAAACAGATTGCAGATGATGTTGCATCAGGAAAAATACAAGTAATTGAAAAACTTGATGCAATTAATCCATAA
- the rpsP gene encoding 30S ribosomal protein S16, protein MVKIKLRRMGKKKEPYYRLIVIDSRKQPKSSYIESLGSYNPRSEGEELNVNLERLEYWLSKGAQPTDSVKNLIKKLKEVKQ, encoded by the coding sequence TTGGTAAAGATAAAGTTAAGAAGGATGGGCAAAAAGAAAGAGCCATACTATAGGCTTATTGTAATTGATAGCAGAAAACAGCCCAAAAGTTCTTATATAGAAAGTTTGGGCAGTTATAATCCACGCTCCGAAGGAGAAGAATTAAATGTAAACTTGGAGCGGTTGGAGTATTGGTTGAGCAAAGGAGCTCAACCTACAGATTCAGTTAAAAACCTTATTAAAAAGTTGAAGGAGGTTAAACAATGA
- a CDS encoding KH domain-containing protein produces the protein MKDLLEEIVKALVDHPEDVKVQAVEGEQAVVYEVKVSAEDIGKVIGKQGRTANALRTLVRAAASKSGKNAMVNILS, from the coding sequence ATGAAGGATTTACTTGAGGAGATTGTAAAAGCATTGGTAGATCATCCAGAGGATGTTAAGGTACAAGCAGTAGAGGGTGAACAGGCTGTTGTTTATGAAGTAAAGGTTAGTGCAGAAGATATTGGTAAGGTTATTGGGAAACAGGGAAGAACAGCAAATGCTTTAAGAACATTAGTTAGAGCAGCAGCCAGCAAATCAGGTAAGAATGCTATGGTAAACATTCTCTCTTAA
- a CDS encoding KH domain-containing protein → MANASNASNLLEKLVKIIVDYPEKVQVKKIEGSSTVIYEVKVGQEDIGKVIGKQGKTAEALRTIVQAISRKSGKSTIVSILS, encoded by the coding sequence ATGGCAAATGCATCAAACGCTTCAAATCTTTTAGAGAAACTTGTAAAAATTATTGTTGATTATCCTGAAAAAGTTCAAGTTAAAAAAATTGAGGGTTCATCAACAGTTATTTATGAAGTAAAGGTTGGGCAAGAGGACATTGGAAAAGTTATTGGGAAACAGGGTAAAACTGCAGAAGCACTAAGAACTATTGTTCAAGCAATTTCAAGAAAATCTGGCAAAAGTACAATAGTTTCGATTCTTTCATAA
- a CDS encoding YlqD family protein, with protein sequence MLIKRQVLVKSFVTEDLKKDLIERFNKLIELSEKRISEIVSEEKKLLLTAPTLEPTYLQAVKNKIKEQKEEEERIKENLIRERENIKLLKDGEFYLHGIVEGFVDVKEGDDFWKKIQETEIILRDGKVVEIKNE encoded by the coding sequence GTGTTAATTAAAAGACAGGTCCTTGTTAAATCCTTTGTAACAGAGGATTTAAAAAAGGATTTAATTGAAAGATTTAACAAATTAATTGAATTATCTGAAAAAAGAATTTCAGAAATCGTCTCTGAAGAAAAAAAATTATTACTTACAGCACCCACTCTTGAACCTACATATCTACAGGCAGTTAAAAATAAAATAAAAGAACAAAAAGAGGAAGAAGAGAGGATAAAAGAGAATCTTATTAGAGAAAGAGAAAATATTAAACTTCTTAAAGATGGAGAATTTTATCTTCATGGAATTGTAGAAGGTTTTGTTGATGTAAAAGAGGGAGACGATTTCTGGAAAAAAATTCAGGAAACTGAGATCATTTTAAGGGACGGGAAGGTTGTAGAAATAAAGAATGAGTAA
- the rimM gene encoding ribosome maturation factor RimM (Essential for efficient processing of 16S rRNA), whose product MSKYITIGEIVSLWGVSPSFVIKKETNNIERFKNLDKILVQIENEEPEIIPVLEVIDYIDRVIVKLKNQPKDPLENYIGRYIVINIEELKKLKEDEYYIFQLMNLEVYDLEDKYIGKVTNFISNPSANDAIVIKNEEEIIIPFMKIFIKEVNLEKNYIKLNKKFDEL is encoded by the coding sequence ATGAGTAAATATATAACAATAGGGGAGATTGTTTCTTTATGGGGGGTCTCCCCATCTTTTGTTATAAAAAAAGAAACAAATAATATCGAGAGATTTAAAAATTTAGATAAAATTTTAGTTCAAATTGAAAACGAAGAACCAGAAATAATTCCTGTTTTAGAAGTGATTGATTATATAGATAGAGTAATAGTTAAACTTAAAAACCAACCAAAAGATCCTTTGGAAAATTACATTGGAAGATATATTGTAATAAATATCGAAGAACTTAAAAAATTAAAAGAGGATGAATATTACATTTTCCAACTTATGAATCTAGAGGTTTATGATTTAGAAGATAAATATATAGGAAAAGTTACAAATTTTATCTCGAATCCATCTGCTAATGATGCTATAGTTATAAAAAATGAAGAAGAAATAATTATTCCATTTATGAAAATTTTTATAAAAGAGGTTAATTTAGAAAAAAATTATATAAAATTAAATAAAAAATTTGATGAATTATAA
- the trmD gene encoding tRNA (guanosine(37)-N1)-methyltransferase TrmD, translating to MEFIIISIFPQIFECYFSLSLPKKAIEKGIIKIFLINPRNFSDDRHKKVDDYTYGGGPGMVLMFPPLKKSIDKAKEISKDTHIILLSPSGIKFTQKLAKTLTQYNSITFLCGHYEGVDERIKNYINEEISIGDIITSGGEIPTLIIIDTILRIIPGFLKKEETKMIESFEEGILEYPQYTRPKIYENFEVPEVLLSGNHKEIEKYRKKEALKRTLLLRPDLLLNKSLTEEEKKILKEIFNEFFSIDNKLNIE from the coding sequence ATGGAGTTCATTATAATATCGATTTTTCCTCAAATATTTGAATGTTATTTCTCTTTGAGTCTTCCAAAAAAAGCAATTGAAAAAGGAATAATTAAGATATTTTTAATAAATCCAAGAAATTTTTCTGATGATAGACATAAAAAGGTTGATGATTATACATATGGAGGCGGACCAGGTATGGTTCTTATGTTCCCTCCACTTAAAAAAAGTATTGATAAAGCAAAAGAAATTTCAAAAGATACTCATATTATTCTTCTTTCACCATCAGGAATAAAATTTACTCAAAAATTAGCAAAAACCCTAACTCAATATAACTCTATTACTTTTCTTTGTGGACACTATGAAGGAGTAGATGAAAGAATAAAAAATTATATAAATGAAGAAATATCAATTGGTGATATTATAACATCTGGAGGTGAAATACCAACTCTTATAATAATAGACACAATTTTAAGAATAATTCCTGGATTTTTAAAAAAAGAGGAAACAAAAATGATTGAAAGTTTTGAAGAAGGCATTCTTGAATATCCTCAGTATACAAGACCAAAAATTTATGAAAATTTTGAAGTACCCGAAGTTCTTTTGTCTGGGAATCATAAAGAAATAGAAAAATACAGAAAAAAAGAAGCATTAAAAAGAACTCTTCTTTTAAGACCAGATTTATTATTAAACAAATCTCTTACAGAGGAGGAAAAAAAGATTTTAAAGGAAATTTTTAATGAATTTTTTTCTATTGATAATAAACTAAATATAGAATGA
- a CDS encoding RNA methyltransferase, with product MRIYIALIHYPVYDINKKIIVSSIVPYDIVDISRAGRTFGVKKYFIVHPFKAQRETIKRIINFWTKERGSFYNEDRKEALKIVSIKRNLNEVIKYIENEEKEKPKIILTSARKFDNNISYRFLKEIIVQYPVLLVFGTGWGIVVDKVKYDYILEPIFGFPKENNYNHLTVRSACSIILDRITQLFSSQSINKNWSSD from the coding sequence ATGAGAATTTATATAGCATTAATACATTATCCAGTTTATGATATAAATAAGAAAATAATAGTATCATCAATAGTTCCTTATGATATTGTTGATATAAGTAGAGCTGGAAGAACTTTTGGTGTTAAAAAATATTTTATAGTCCATCCTTTCAAAGCACAAAGAGAAACTATTAAAAGAATTATTAATTTTTGGACAAAAGAAAGGGGTAGTTTTTATAATGAAGATAGAAAAGAAGCTCTTAAAATTGTAAGCATTAAAAGAAATTTAAATGAGGTAATAAAATATATTGAGAACGAAGAAAAAGAAAAACCAAAAATTATTTTAACAAGTGCAAGAAAATTTGATAATAATATTTCATATAGATTTTTAAAAGAAATCATAGTTCAATATCCTGTTCTTCTTGTTTTTGGAACAGGATGGGGTATTGTTGTTGATAAAGTTAAATATGATTATATTTTAGAACCGATATTTGGTTTTCCTAAAGAAAATAATTATAATCACTTGACAGTAAGATCTGCTTGTTCAATTATTCTTGATAGAATAACTCAATTATTTTCTTCTCAAAGCATAAATAAAAATTGGAGCTCCGATTAA
- a CDS encoding iron ABC transporter permease: MEKNSLYQKKSYRDTFIIIIIILILLNLILFLFSISIGRYSIKISDIIKLFLSFFNLKDYQLDPNIKLIVFDIRLPRILISMLVGSSLSISGLSLQGIFNNPLVSPYILGISGGAGFGAALGVLIGKNFFYIEILSFIFGILSVLLTYYISGSFRTTSNINLVLSGFIVGNIFSSLLSLIKYYLDPMQKLPTIVFWLMGSFNSISKIELYSTFPIFLFCIIFLFLLRWKLNIVSLGDEEAISLGENPKLLKGLIIILTTILTATSVSISGIIGWVGLAVPHIGRFLIGSDFRKLTTFSIFFGSFYLLLIDNIARTLTPSEIPIGILTSLIGAPIFIYALRRK; encoded by the coding sequence ATGGAAAAAAATTCATTATACCAAAAGAAAAGTTATAGAGATACCTTTATAATTATAATTATTATTTTAATCTTATTAAATTTAATTTTATTTTTATTTTCAATTTCAATAGGAAGGTACTCAATTAAAATAAGTGATATTATTAAACTTTTTTTATCTTTTTTTAATCTAAAAGACTATCAATTGGATCCTAATATAAAGTTAATTGTTTTTGATATTAGGTTACCAAGAATTCTTATATCAATGCTAGTTGGTTCATCTCTTTCAATTAGTGGTTTATCACTGCAGGGGATCTTTAATAATCCACTTGTATCTCCTTATATTCTTGGAATATCTGGTGGTGCTGGATTTGGAGCTGCATTAGGTGTTTTAATTGGCAAAAATTTTTTCTATATTGAAATTTTATCCTTTATATTTGGAATCTTATCTGTATTGTTAACTTATTATATAAGTGGAAGTTTTAGAACTACTTCAAACATAAATTTAGTTTTATCAGGATTTATTGTTGGAAATATATTTTCTTCACTTTTATCATTGATTAAATATTATCTTGATCCAATGCAGAAACTACCAACTATTGTTTTCTGGCTGATGGGTTCATTTAATTCAATTTCAAAAATTGAACTATATTCAACTTTCCCAATTTTTTTGTTTTGTATAATTTTCCTTTTTTTATTAAGATGGAAATTAAACATTGTTTCTCTTGGAGATGAAGAAGCAATATCTCTTGGGGAAAATCCTAAATTATTAAAGGGTTTAATTATTATTTTAACAACAATTTTAACAGCAACTTCGGTTTCAATTTCAGGAATAATAGGTTGGGTTGGTCTTGCTGTACCTCATATTGGGAGATTTTTAATAGGTTCTGATTTTAGGAAACTAACTACTTTTTCAATTTTTTTTGGTTCATTTTACCTTTTATTAATTGATAATATAGCAAGAACTTTAACTCCATCTGAAATTCCTATTGGTATTTTAACTTCTTTAATCGGAGCTCCAATTTTTATTTATGCTTTGAGAAGAAAATAA
- a CDS encoding ABC transporter ATP-binding protein, which yields MKKIIIKDLNFGFFDSEIFDKFSFEIENGEILTILGPNGSGKTTLLKLIQKILLPKGGNIIISGKDINELSYKDLSKEISYVPQIHTPAFPYTVFDFVLMGRNPYIGNYSVPREIDKEVVEKSLKDLGIFHLKDRPYINLSGGELRLVLIARAIAQETDVLLLDEPTAFLDFKNRFFVLEKIKELREKRNLTVIITMHDPNEAINFSDRILLMNKREIVSFGKPDFVLTKENIKKVYSIDVDLIYINGKKFIIPKEKL from the coding sequence ATGAAAAAAATCATTATTAAAGATTTAAACTTTGGTTTTTTTGATTCTGAAATTTTTGATAAATTTTCTTTTGAAATTGAGAACGGTGAGATTTTAACAATTTTAGGACCTAATGGTTCAGGAAAAACAACTCTTTTAAAACTTATTCAAAAAATTCTTTTACCAAAAGGAGGAAATATTATAATCTCAGGTAAAGATATAAATGAATTAAGTTATAAAGATTTAAGTAAAGAAATTTCATATGTACCTCAAATTCACACTCCAGCATTTCCTTATACTGTTTTTGATTTTGTGCTAATGGGAAGAAACCCATATATTGGAAATTACTCAGTTCCAAGAGAAATAGATAAAGAAGTTGTTGAAAAATCTTTAAAAGATTTAGGCATATTTCATTTAAAAGATAGACCGTATATAAATTTAAGTGGTGGAGAACTTCGTCTTGTGTTAATAGCTAGAGCAATAGCACAAGAGACAGATGTTCTTTTATTAGATGAACCAACTGCATTTCTTGATTTCAAAAATAGATTTTTTGTTCTTGAAAAAATAAAAGAACTTAGAGAAAAAAGAAATTTGACAGTAATAATTACAATGCATGACCCAAATGAAGCCATAAATTTTTCAGATAGGATTTTATTGATGAACAAAAGAGAAATAGTTTCTTTTGGTAAACCAGATTTTGTTTTAACAAAAGAAAATATAAAAAAAGTTTATTCAATAGATGTTGATTTAATTTATATTAATGGAAAAAAATTCATTATACCAAAAGAAAAGTTATAG
- a CDS encoding stalk domain-containing protein, giving the protein MKKVLILSLIIFILFTTFSIKNVKTEDFRFPAEIIFEINKNYFYINDYKIYFDINKNVKPVVKHGRTFVPLRSIVESIGGEVLWKNKTKEIEIRFKDKLIILTVDKNSAFINGKVKKIDIDDNIKPFILYSRTYIPLRFIIENLGGKVDYNSHDSTIKITIDRDIKEVIDSNGRKVIIPKKIYRIASLYPMSTIIIFSLKEQDKLIGRVTGEKVVNYENIKKIYPNYIKLPEIGSFKDYNVEILISLRPDIVISPHYTNIKKIEEVNLPCILLNHETPDNLLKSIEILGDALDKKNEANKLIEYYKIKKEDIEKKLKGLEKKKVYIAGETILKSFGSDFYQTFMVDIAGGESVTKNIKGGKIEISLEDLLRFNPEYIFIPPYFLGTKEEILNKKELQEIKAIKEKRVYKFPSFILSYDLPSVESILGIIWIAEKINGEILKLDIEKEIRDFYKNIFDYNLNQKEIEEILKD; this is encoded by the coding sequence ATGAAAAAAGTTTTGATTTTATCTCTAATTATTTTTATTTTATTTACAACTTTTTCAATAAAAAATGTTAAGACTGAAGATTTTAGATTTCCAGCAGAAATAATATTTGAAATAAACAAAAACTATTTTTATATTAATGATTATAAAATTTATTTTGATATAAACAAAAATGTAAAACCTGTTGTAAAGCATGGAAGAACATTTGTTCCATTAAGATCAATTGTTGAAAGTATTGGAGGAGAAGTTCTGTGGAAAAATAAAACAAAAGAGATTGAAATAAGATTTAAAGACAAATTAATAATTTTAACAGTAGATAAAAACAGTGCTTTTATTAATGGAAAAGTAAAAAAAATTGATATAGATGACAATATTAAACCATTTATTTTATATTCAAGAACATATATTCCTCTAAGATTTATAATTGAAAATCTAGGTGGAAAAGTAGATTATAATTCTCACGATAGTACAATTAAAATTACTATAGATAGAGATATAAAAGAGGTAATTGATTCAAATGGAAGAAAAGTTATCATTCCAAAAAAAATTTATAGAATTGCCTCGCTTTATCCAATGTCAACTATTATTATTTTTTCACTCAAAGAACAAGATAAACTAATTGGCAGAGTTACTGGAGAAAAAGTTGTAAATTATGAGAATATTAAAAAAATTTATCCTAACTATATTAAATTACCTGAAATAGGAAGTTTTAAAGATTATAATGTTGAAATTTTAATTTCTTTAAGACCTGATATAGTAATTTCTCCTCACTATACAAACATAAAAAAAATTGAAGAAGTTAATTTGCCATGTATTCTATTAAACCATGAAACACCAGATAATCTTTTAAAATCAATTGAAATTCTTGGAGATGCACTGGATAAAAAAAATGAAGCAAATAAATTAATTGAATATTACAAAATAAAAAAAGAAGATATTGAAAAGAAATTAAAAGGTTTGGAGAAAAAAAAGGTATATATTGCAGGAGAAACAATATTGAAATCTTTTGGAAGCGATTTTTATCAAACTTTTATGGTTGATATTGCTGGTGGAGAAAGTGTTACAAAGAATATTAAAGGTGGAAAAATAGAAATTTCACTTGAGGACTTATTAAGATTTAATCCAGAATATATATTTATACCTCCATACTTTCTTGGAACAAAAGAGGAGATTTTAAATAAAAAAGAACTTCAAGAAATTAAAGCAATAAAAGAGAAAAGAGTTTATAAATTTCCATCATTTATTCTTTCTTATGACCTTCCATCAGTTGAATCAATATTAGGAATAATTTGGATTGCAGAAAAAATAAATGGTGAAATATTAAAATTAGATATTGAAAAAGAGATTAGAGATTTTTATAAAAATATATTTGATTATAATTTAAATCAAAAAGAGATTGAGGAGATTTTAAAAGATTAA
- a CDS encoding DUF364 domain-containing protein: MDIYDDLIFSVKDKFNTKINKLCVGVRWTAVYSNRVGISMTYNNNDHKSGIEDAGNLEGKTVIELLNYLKTFDTLKISLGLATLNSLIKIPEKYETINIFDYLINKGKDKKIVFIGHFEDIKKLEKIAKEIIIIERKPRENDYLDTFQEYLIPEGDIIAITGSTFINKSIKRILELAKGKYVIVFGPTTPLSEVLFDYGVDMIGGVVSKNDLKLFNIISQGGSINNLKEVIDFVTIKRRDL; the protein is encoded by the coding sequence ATGGATATTTATGATGATTTAATTTTTTCAGTTAAAGATAAATTTAATACAAAGATAAACAAACTATGTGTTGGTGTTAGATGGACTGCTGTATATTCTAATAGAGTAGGAATTTCAATGACTTATAATAATAACGATCATAAATCTGGAATTGAAGATGCTGGAAATTTAGAAGGCAAAACAGTAATTGAACTTTTGAATTATTTGAAAACATTTGATACATTAAAAATTTCTTTAGGTTTAGCAACTCTAAATTCTTTAATTAAAATTCCTGAAAAATATGAAACTATTAATATTTTCGATTATTTGATAAATAAAGGAAAAGATAAAAAGATAGTTTTTATTGGACATTTTGAAGATATAAAAAAACTTGAAAAAATTGCTAAAGAGATAATTATAATAGAAAGAAAACCAAGAGAAAATGACTATTTAGATACTTTTCAAGAATATTTAATTCCTGAAGGAGACATAATTGCAATAACTGGTTCAACATTTATTAATAAGTCAATTAAAAGAATTTTAGAACTTGCTAAAGGAAAATATGTAATTGTTTTTGGCCCAACTACACCTCTTTCAGAAGTTTTATTCGATTATGGAGTTGATATGATAGGCGGGGTAGTTTCTAAAAATGATTTGAAATTATTTAATATCATTTCACAAGGTGGTAGTATAAATAACCTAAAAGAAGTTATTGATTTTGTAACTATTAAGAGGAGGGACTTATGA
- a CDS encoding nucleoside-triphosphatase, whose translation MHKNIIIEGEIKSGKSFVLNTILKGLNLNYGGFITFPYFENGLRIGFKIKDLITNDEGVIAIHNIDKNLIIYPEVFDDLGVRSLENGYKNSDLIIMDELGFLEDESYKFKSKVIEILKSDKKTFIVIKERKTPFLEEIIRYGKIFKINKENRENIIQEIILEAFYGYL comes from the coding sequence ATGCATAAGAATATTATTATTGAAGGAGAAATTAAATCAGGTAAAAGTTTTGTTCTAAATACCATATTAAAAGGGCTAAATTTAAATTATGGTGGTTTTATAACTTTTCCATATTTTGAAAATGGTTTGAGAATTGGTTTCAAAATTAAAGATTTAATAACAAATGATGAAGGTGTTATTGCGATACATAACATTGATAAAAATTTAATAATTTATCCAGAAGTTTTTGATGATTTAGGAGTTAGATCTCTTGAGAACGGTTATAAAAATTCAGATTTAATAATTATGGATGAGCTTGGCTTTTTAGAAGATGAATCTTATAAATTTAAGAGTAAAGTTATAGAAATTTTAAAATCTGATAAAAAAACTTTTATTGTTATAAAAGAAAGAAAAACCCCATTTTTAGAAGAAATTATAAGATATGGAAAAATTTTTAAAATTAATAAAGAAAATAGAGAAAATATTATTCAAGAAATAATTTTGGAGGCTTTTTATGGATATTTATGA